The Chitinophagales bacterium genome has a window encoding:
- a CDS encoding methionyl-tRNA formyltransferase, with translation MPAFQDLRIIFLGTPDFAVASLKALIDAGCNVVAVVTAPDKPAGRGKQLQQSAVKQYALTQHLPVLQPEKLKNPDFLAELASYKADLQVVVAFRMLPVAVWDMPPMGTINVHGSLLPQYRGAAPINRAVINGEKETGVTTFKLQHEIDTGDILLQKKVAILPEDNVGSLYEKLMHAGAELLVTTVKGLASGELEEIPQNDIPEAELKAAPKIFKEDTLIDWNKPVKDIHNLIRGMSPYPAAYTVLQDKFFKIYRSHIEQAIPAVAPGNYETDGRTYMRFAAQDGWVYADEVQQEGKKRMDIVSFLRGFRG, from the coding sequence ATGCCTGCTTTTCAAGATTTAAGGATCATATTTCTGGGTACGCCTGATTTTGCAGTAGCCTCGCTGAAGGCGCTCATAGATGCGGGGTGTAATGTAGTGGCCGTAGTTACCGCGCCGGATAAACCTGCAGGCAGGGGTAAGCAATTGCAACAATCGGCCGTGAAGCAATACGCATTAACACAGCACCTGCCCGTATTACAACCTGAAAAGCTGAAAAACCCTGATTTCCTGGCCGAACTGGCTTCGTATAAAGCTGACTTGCAGGTAGTGGTCGCATTCAGGATGCTGCCTGTAGCCGTGTGGGATATGCCACCTATGGGGACTATCAATGTGCATGGCTCATTGCTGCCACAATACAGGGGTGCAGCCCCTATAAACCGGGCAGTCATAAACGGGGAAAAGGAAACAGGTGTAACCACTTTTAAATTACAGCACGAGATAGATACAGGCGATATTCTTTTGCAGAAAAAAGTAGCTATACTACCAGAGGATAATGTGGGGTCGTTATACGAAAAGTTGATGCATGCCGGTGCGGAACTACTTGTGACCACTGTTAAAGGCCTTGCAAGTGGGGAACTCGAAGAAATACCACAAAACGATATTCCTGAAGCTGAGCTTAAGGCAGCTCCTAAAATATTCAAAGAGGATACACTTATAGACTGGAATAAGCCTGTAAAAGATATTCATAACCTTATAAGGGGAATGTCTCCATATCCGGCAGCATATACTGTATTGCAAGACAAATTTTTCAAAATATACCGATCGCATATTGAACAGGCTATACCGGCTGTCGCTCCCGGTAATTACGAAACGGACGGTAGGACCTATATGCGTTTTGCTGCGCAGGATGGCTGGGTGTATGCCGACGAAGTGCAGCAGGAAGGTAAAAAACGTATGGATATTGTTTCCTTTCTCAGGGGCTTCAGAGGGTAG
- the aroQ gene encoding type II 3-dehydroquinate dehydratase — protein sequence MLHLAIINGPNLNLLGTREKDIYGNISFEQYLDELKEKYPSVAFTYYQSNVEGELVNFLHECRGKVKGIIFNGAGYTHTSVALADAIAAIDIPVVEVHISNIYAREEYRKQSLTASKCVGCITGLGLKGYALAAEYFL from the coding sequence ATGCTCCACCTGGCTATTATTAACGGTCCCAACCTTAATTTATTGGGCACGCGCGAAAAAGACATATATGGCAATATATCGTTTGAGCAGTACCTGGATGAATTGAAAGAAAAATACCCCTCAGTTGCATTCACCTACTACCAGAGCAATGTGGAGGGTGAATTAGTGAATTTCCTGCACGAATGCAGGGGCAAAGTAAAAGGCATTATCTTCAACGGGGCCGGGTATACCCACACCAGCGTGGCACTGGCAGATGCGATAGCCGCTATCGATATACCGGTGGTAGAAGTACATATTTCGAACATATATGCCAGGGAAGAATACCGCAAACAATCGCTTACAGCATCAAAATGTGTTGGTTGCATCACCGGGCTGGGACTAAAGGGTTATGCTCTTGCCGCGGAGTATTTCCTATAG
- a CDS encoding MarR family transcriptional regulator codes for MPTIEEHLITKPIKDPYHRAFLNIMFTGVWLQQKMGQILKPFDITEPQYNVLRILRGQSGESMNLYEVQNRMIQKMSNVSRLIDKLVAKKLVTRRECKENRRRVDLTITQKGLDLLDTIEPKIEPFFKAMNEAITKEEAKNIGDWLDKMRNE; via the coding sequence ATGCCTACGATAGAAGAACATTTAATAACCAAGCCGATCAAAGATCCTTACCACAGGGCTTTTCTGAACATCATGTTTACCGGTGTGTGGTTGCAACAGAAAATGGGGCAGATACTGAAACCGTTTGATATTACTGAGCCCCAATATAATGTACTACGTATACTGCGCGGGCAAAGCGGAGAATCGATGAACCTGTACGAGGTACAGAACAGGATGATACAGAAAATGTCCAATGTTTCGAGGCTGATAGATAAGCTGGTAGCCAAAAAGCTGGTTACCCGCAGGGAGTGTAAAGAGAATCGCAGGAGGGTAGACCTGACCATTACGCAAAAGGGTCTTGATCTGCTGGATACTATTGAGCCTAAAATAGAGCCTTTTTTCAAGGCAATGAACGAGGCCATTACCAAAGAAGAGGCAAAAAATATCGGCGACTGGCTGGATAAAATGAGGAATGAGTAA
- the xerD gene encoding site-specific tyrosine recombinase XerD translates to MSKDYHVWPAYLKGFKAYLQLERSMSDNTVAAYLHDVEMLGEYIYNEQGNVPIQGIQLTHLQSFLRHINELELTANTQARVISGIKAFFRYLLLEEAVTEDPTVLLEAPKLRRALPVHLSIDEIDTLFAAIDHSTPEGQRNRAMLEVMYSCGLRVSELTGLLISNMYTDVGFVRVVGKGNKERLVPIGGEAVKQIKLYREHVRVHLKTIKKGCEDILFLNRRGGQLSRVMVFMILKDLVAKSGIQKNIHPHTLRHSFATHLVEAGADLRAVQEMLGHKSITTTEIYTHLDRSYLRQTLEKYHPRYDK, encoded by the coding sequence ATGAGTAAAGATTATCATGTATGGCCTGCCTACCTGAAAGGCTTTAAAGCTTATCTGCAATTAGAACGTTCCATGTCTGACAACACTGTTGCTGCCTACCTGCACGATGTAGAAATGCTGGGCGAGTATATATACAATGAACAGGGCAATGTGCCTATACAGGGCATACAGCTTACCCATCTTCAATCTTTTCTAAGACATATCAACGAACTGGAACTTACTGCCAATACACAGGCAAGAGTTATAAGTGGCATTAAAGCATTCTTCAGGTATTTGTTACTGGAGGAGGCTGTGACAGAAGACCCTACAGTATTGCTGGAAGCGCCGAAGTTAAGGCGTGCTTTACCTGTACATCTTTCTATTGACGAAATAGATACCTTATTTGCTGCTATAGATCACAGCACACCTGAAGGTCAGCGTAATCGTGCCATGCTTGAAGTAATGTACAGTTGTGGTTTGCGTGTGAGTGAACTGACGGGACTATTGATATCTAATATGTACACTGATGTTGGTTTTGTGCGTGTAGTGGGTAAGGGTAATAAAGAAAGATTGGTACCGATAGGTGGCGAGGCAGTGAAACAGATAAAGCTATACAGAGAGCATGTACGCGTGCACCTGAAAACCATAAAGAAAGGCTGTGAGGATATTTTATTTCTGAACAGGAGGGGAGGACAACTTTCGCGTGTCATGGTGTTCATGATACTGAAAGACCTGGTTGCGAAGAGCGGCATTCAGAAAAATATCCATCCCCATACGCTAAGACATTCATTTGCTACCCACCTGGTGGAAGCAGGGGCGGACCTGCGTGCTGTGCAGGAGATGCTGGGGCATAAGAGTATTACTACTACAGAGATATATACGCACCTTGACAGGTCGTACCTGAGGCAGACACTGGAAAAGTATCATCCCCGTTACGATAAGTAG
- a CDS encoding gliding motility-associated C-terminal domain-containing protein, with protein sequence MKHLTSIIVTFIILTGVNLADGQTIINSYAAVVSFAGCNQINVDNASGFSIGDDVLLIQMKGAEIDTTNTSAFGTLVTLNNCGNYEINKIQSITGNAITLTYNNIKSYDVPWGKVQLVKVPRYTNYAVNSLHSCTPWNGTKGGVFAIIVNNTLTLNADIDVSEKGFRGGVNANPIYHTQYTRNQQDYCFPVNNYSGAMKGEGITEVSVNRLYCRGELYTGGGGANSTNSGGGGGGNGGAGGLGGNEWVGAPSTAVGGRGGRAFNYNPANNRVTMGGGGGAGDVNDAYIANGGNGGGIMIIIAGSITGNSNYLLANGQQGLDCISTGGGCNDGFGGGGAGGTILINAQSVSQLNIETKGGRGANVKTSAGGHGPGGGAAGGAVLVNNASLFSNIAFNYTGGAGGTFTAGTSTTNWGTQPGSNGDTTSGFVVPFATIPANSGNMNLNIKDTLSACQTLTLSATANTPLSTINWDFGDGNTGTGNPVTHSFSQPGTYKIVVKVNSSNGCYDTVFKNIIVPGEQMDELISDSLFNCRTIQLTSTSAGGPVTQYSWLTGDGNNGNTNPLMHTYSQDGNYTITLITTDALGCKDTFSRSIAIFSSLDYDIADSLIDCTTIYADTVNNGTTITTGIKWLWGDGNTGTAAPTTYSYSHTGTYTVQLIVTDTIGCTDTISTTVSPENIPIEVMVSNDTVICYASTIQLRATGADSYEWFPKNGLDNDKSAIVNVKPVEPITYHVTGIDSRGCKGSDDVHIDILPLPEITITSDKDRVTCDEPDVYLLAGGGIRYIWGPSEFFEDSSGLQKKVSPDVTTKFHVYGYDENGCWDVATKDIIVDKDALIFMPDAFTPNRDGLNDKIRPHIICNFQFTKFSVFNRWGQNVYSTTDINNGWDGTFNNIPQELGAYNYMITGKKADGSSVLFKGNFILVK encoded by the coding sequence GTGAAACATCTCACCTCTATCATAGTCACTTTTATTATTCTAACGGGTGTAAACCTGGCAGACGGGCAGACTATAATTAATAGCTATGCCGCTGTAGTATCATTCGCCGGCTGTAACCAAATTAATGTAGACAACGCGTCAGGTTTCAGTATAGGCGATGATGTATTGCTCATACAGATGAAAGGTGCTGAAATTGACACGACAAACACTTCGGCTTTCGGAACATTGGTAACCCTAAATAACTGTGGCAACTACGAGATCAATAAAATACAGTCTATAACCGGCAACGCTATCACGTTAACCTACAATAATATCAAGAGCTACGATGTGCCCTGGGGCAAAGTACAGTTGGTCAAGGTTCCCAGGTATACAAACTATGCTGTCAATAGCCTGCACTCATGTACACCATGGAACGGCACTAAAGGAGGTGTGTTTGCAATCATCGTCAATAATACATTGACCCTTAATGCAGATATCGACGTATCAGAAAAAGGCTTCAGGGGAGGTGTAAATGCGAATCCTATTTACCATACACAATACACCCGCAACCAGCAGGATTACTGCTTCCCTGTCAACAATTACAGCGGAGCAATGAAAGGCGAAGGCATAACCGAAGTATCTGTCAACAGGCTCTATTGCAGGGGAGAGTTATATACAGGAGGTGGTGGTGCCAATAGTACCAACTCCGGTGGTGGTGGCGGCGGAAATGGCGGTGCAGGTGGACTGGGTGGCAACGAGTGGGTAGGAGCACCCTCTACTGCTGTTGGCGGACGTGGCGGAAGAGCCTTTAACTACAACCCCGCAAACAACAGGGTAACCATGGGTGGTGGCGGTGGTGCCGGTGACGTGAATGATGCATATATAGCCAATGGCGGAAATGGCGGAGGTATTATGATCATCATTGCAGGCAGTATTACCGGCAACAGTAATTATTTGCTGGCCAACGGGCAACAGGGGCTGGATTGCATTTCAACAGGCGGGGGTTGTAATGACGGATTCGGAGGCGGAGGCGCAGGGGGTACAATACTCATCAACGCACAGAGTGTTAGCCAGCTCAACATAGAGACCAAAGGTGGTAGAGGTGCCAATGTAAAAACTTCTGCCGGGGGCCATGGTCCGGGCGGGGGCGCGGCAGGAGGAGCTGTGTTAGTTAATAATGCATCCCTCTTTTCTAATATTGCATTCAACTATACAGGAGGTGCAGGCGGTACTTTCACCGCGGGAACCAGCACTACCAACTGGGGTACACAACCCGGCAGCAATGGTGATACTACCTCAGGATTCGTGGTGCCATTTGCTACTATCCCGGCCAACTCGGGCAATATGAATCTCAACATTAAAGACACATTATCAGCCTGCCAGACATTGACACTTTCTGCTACGGCTAATACGCCCCTGTCTACCATCAACTGGGACTTTGGAGATGGTAACACAGGTACGGGCAATCCTGTTACTCATAGTTTCAGCCAGCCGGGCACGTATAAGATCGTTGTGAAAGTCAACTCTTCCAATGGCTGTTACGACACGGTCTTCAAAAATATTATTGTTCCCGGCGAACAGATGGACGAGCTTATATCTGATTCCTTATTTAATTGCAGAACAATACAGCTTACGTCTACTTCTGCGGGAGGACCTGTAACGCAGTATTCATGGCTTACAGGAGACGGCAATAATGGCAATACCAATCCACTCATGCACACTTACAGCCAGGATGGGAACTATACTATCACACTGATAACAACTGATGCACTTGGCTGTAAGGACACATTCAGCAGATCAATAGCTATATTCTCCTCTCTGGACTATGATATTGCAGACTCTCTGATAGACTGTACAACCATATATGCAGACACCGTCAACAATGGCACTACCATAACCACAGGAATAAAATGGCTTTGGGGAGATGGCAATACAGGCACTGCTGCACCAACTACATATTCCTACAGCCATACAGGAACTTATACTGTGCAACTAATAGTCACAGACACTATAGGATGTACAGATACCATATCAACTACTGTGTCGCCTGAAAATATACCGATAGAAGTTATGGTCAGCAATGACACTGTAATTTGTTATGCCAGTACCATACAACTGCGGGCAACAGGTGCAGATTCTTATGAATGGTTCCCGAAGAACGGGCTGGACAATGATAAATCAGCAATAGTCAATGTCAAACCGGTAGAACCCATAACCTATCACGTTACAGGTATTGACAGCAGAGGGTGTAAAGGATCAGATGATGTACATATTGACATACTTCCGCTACCTGAAATTACCATAACTTCGGATAAGGATCGGGTAACCTGCGATGAGCCGGACGTTTACCTGCTGGCCGGTGGTGGCATACGGTATATATGGGGACCTTCGGAGTTTTTCGAAGACTCTTCAGGATTGCAAAAGAAAGTATCACCTGACGTGACTACTAAATTCCATGTGTATGGATACGACGAAAATGGATGTTGGGATGTAGCAACAAAAGATATCATAGTTGATAAAGACGCACTTATTTTCATGCCGGATGCGTTCACGCCCAATCGCGATGGTCTGAACGACAAGATACGCCCGCACATTATCTGCAATTTCCAATTCACTAAGTTCAGCGTTTTCAACCGCTGGGGGCAAAATGTATATTCAACAACCGACATAAACAATGGATGGGACGGAACATTTAATAACATACCACAGGAACTGGGTGCTTATAATTACATGATAACAGGTAAAAAAGCTGACGGAAGCTCCGTACTGTTCAAAGGAAATTTCATACTGGTTAAATAA
- a CDS encoding aminotransferase class V-fold PLP-dependent enzyme, translated as MYFNRRNFLRSASILAACSLSEIDVVAAAQQLSTNGNKIAEDDEAYWQNVRQLFPLTKDKIYLNNGTLGPSPYPVIEATREGMMRSDEYGDYSGYEKGIDAIAEFVGADKKEIALTHNVTEGINIACWGLPLHKHDEVIITDQEHVGNALPWLNRHKLHGIELKTFTPAPTAAETLERVAALITRKTRAIAVPHMPCTIGQVLPVKEICTLARDKGIYSCIDGAHGPGMMPIDLHDMGCDTYASCCHKWMLGPKGTGFLYVREGFLDTLQPYFVGGGSSKEEWDLVDTVYMPGYADSAHRYFGGTQSLGLAKGVIAAVGFMNSIGMENVTARIKYLGGYLQERLIALDDKVRLLTPTEPRSFCGINSFRIKGTNYKDFYKKCAAADIRIRAVPEDGMDCLRISTHIYNNKKEIDAFMELLEKTVA; from the coding sequence ATGTATTTTAATCGCAGGAACTTCTTACGTTCCGCATCTATTCTGGCTGCATGCTCCCTGAGCGAAATTGATGTAGTGGCTGCAGCACAGCAACTTAGTACCAATGGAAACAAAATTGCCGAAGATGATGAAGCCTATTGGCAGAACGTCAGGCAACTTTTCCCGCTTACAAAAGATAAAATATACCTGAACAACGGAACGCTCGGTCCATCTCCATACCCTGTTATAGAAGCGACAAGAGAGGGTATGATGCGGAGTGATGAGTACGGTGATTACAGCGGGTATGAAAAAGGTATAGATGCTATAGCTGAATTTGTGGGTGCTGACAAAAAAGAGATAGCACTGACGCATAATGTTACTGAAGGGATCAATATAGCCTGCTGGGGATTGCCTTTGCATAAACATGATGAAGTGATCATTACAGACCAGGAACATGTAGGTAATGCATTACCCTGGCTGAACCGTCATAAACTACATGGAATTGAATTAAAGACATTCACACCTGCACCAACCGCAGCAGAAACGCTGGAACGAGTTGCAGCACTTATAACAAGGAAAACAAGAGCCATTGCAGTACCGCATATGCCCTGTACTATAGGGCAGGTGTTGCCGGTAAAAGAAATATGCACATTAGCCAGGGACAAAGGCATATACTCATGCATTGACGGTGCCCACGGCCCGGGTATGATGCCGATAGACCTACACGACATGGGTTGCGATACCTATGCCAGTTGTTGCCATAAATGGATGCTTGGGCCGAAAGGCACCGGGTTCCTGTATGTCAGGGAAGGTTTCCTGGATACATTGCAACCTTATTTTGTTGGAGGAGGTAGCTCAAAAGAGGAGTGGGACCTGGTAGACACTGTTTATATGCCCGGGTATGCCGACAGTGCCCATCGCTATTTTGGTGGCACACAGTCACTAGGACTTGCAAAAGGAGTGATAGCCGCGGTAGGATTTATGAATAGTATTGGTATGGAAAATGTGACAGCGCGCATAAAATATCTTGGAGGCTACCTGCAGGAACGTTTAATTGCCTTAGATGACAAGGTAAGGTTGCTTACTCCAACAGAGCCAAGGTCATTTTGTGGTATCAATAGTTTCAGGATAAAAGGGACTAATTATAAAGATTTCTACAAAAAATGCGCTGCAGCCGATATTCGTATCAGGGCTGTGCCTGAAGATGGCATGGATTGCCTGCGTATATCTACGCACATCTACAATAACAAGAAGGAAATAGATGCTTTCATGGAGCTGCTGGAGAAGACAGTAGCATAA
- a CDS encoding T9SS type A sorting domain-containing protein — translation MYINSFSTSGGKTTNITNNNSGCDNSSNSYKYYANKVHDGVQGTAVNFSVQIGSSYPQGVKIFVDYNIDGDFDDAGEEVWVSSGSIPAGNTKTGSFVIPQDATPGDSRIRVRSSYSTTSFNACGAQSYGECEDHKFVILPSCTADFPVQPTDKGVCQYGATTFSSTTINAQQFQWQLNSGSGWVDLGDDAIYGGTATTNLHIKNAGLSMQGYKYRLVATNTNDNCSVKSDPASLTLVPTTQSSIVVAAAPSTDICLGEEAILYTSYTNGGDKPEYRWLLNGLEIPGETKASLKIKTLDHGDIVQCRFLSSAQCVPANNSLGIKFSVVSNLLAEVGISTSYNGNNSFTFIADPKNGGTEPRYSWYINGKLLPDETGQSFTTETLKPWDKVSVGMQTSRDCANPKLAMSRLATTGVTDLSDNATNITLSPNPNRGSFTVKSDNITTDKAGIYISNTLGQVVYHAEVAIKNGKLQQDINMKGNVSPGIYMLHIVTGTQPMVMKFTVAD, via the coding sequence ATGTATATTAACAGTTTCAGCACGAGTGGTGGAAAGACGACGAATATTACCAACAATAACTCTGGTTGTGATAACTCGTCAAACAGTTATAAATACTATGCCAATAAGGTGCACGATGGAGTACAGGGCACAGCAGTTAACTTTTCCGTACAGATCGGCTCGTCCTATCCTCAGGGAGTTAAGATATTTGTTGACTATAACATAGACGGTGATTTTGACGATGCAGGAGAAGAGGTATGGGTTTCCAGTGGATCGATACCGGCCGGTAATACAAAAACCGGCAGTTTTGTTATTCCGCAGGATGCAACTCCCGGAGACTCCCGGATACGTGTCAGGAGTTCATACTCAACTACCAGTTTTAATGCCTGTGGGGCACAAAGTTATGGAGAGTGCGAAGATCATAAGTTTGTCATCCTTCCTTCATGTACTGCAGATTTCCCGGTACAGCCAACAGATAAGGGTGTATGCCAATATGGTGCCACAACCTTTAGCAGCACGACTATCAATGCGCAACAATTTCAATGGCAATTGAATTCGGGGAGTGGCTGGGTAGACCTGGGAGATGATGCTATTTATGGCGGAACAGCTACCACTAACCTGCATATAAAAAATGCGGGTTTATCCATGCAAGGCTATAAGTATCGACTGGTGGCTACTAACACGAATGATAACTGCTCTGTGAAAAGCGATCCGGCCTCTTTGACCCTGGTACCTACGACACAATCCAGTATTGTAGTTGCTGCGGCACCATCTACAGATATTTGCCTGGGTGAAGAAGCGATACTCTATACATCGTATACTAACGGAGGGGATAAGCCTGAGTACCGTTGGTTGCTGAACGGACTGGAAATACCGGGAGAAACGAAAGCTTCACTTAAGATAAAAACACTTGATCATGGTGATATAGTACAATGTCGTTTTTTAAGTAGTGCACAATGCGTGCCGGCCAACAATAGCCTTGGCATCAAATTTTCAGTAGTAAGCAACTTATTGGCAGAGGTGGGAATTTCCACCAGTTACAACGGTAATAATTCTTTTACATTTATTGCAGATCCAAAGAATGGAGGTACTGAGCCCAGGTATTCATGGTATATAAATGGAAAATTGTTGCCTGATGAGACAGGCCAGTCTTTTACAACAGAAACATTAAAACCCTGGGATAAGGTGAGTGTGGGTATGCAAACCAGCAGAGATTGCGCAAACCCCAAACTTGCTATGAGCAGGCTGGCAACCACAGGTGTTACCGACTTAAGCGATAATGCAACCAACATTACATTATCCCCTAATCCCAACAGGGGAAGTTTTACAGTTAAGTCTGACAACATAACAACTGATAAGGCAGGAATATATATATCTAATACATTAGGGCAGGTAGTATATCATGCTGAAGTTGCGATCAAAAATGGAAAATTACAACAGGACATAAATATGAAAGGCAATGTAAGCCCCGGAATCTATATGTTGCATATTGTAACAGGTACTCAGCCAATGGTGATGAAATTTACTGTTGCCGACTAA
- a CDS encoding T9SS type A sorting domain-containing protein has product MKKPILYKLAMFIVSVFLCTTGFSQASTINTSTTTGYNGSNSSGTNGFITFVLKNNSGMAMKITQVGNWATTSHNNTVSTLWYSAVSLSGPVTLAQPDWQSVASNTVTGVTTSGVFPVIPVMSFEIPNNTTYRFAVHTTGTNNYTSGTPTVNTFTTAGVTMYTGDYQISGSYVGYAVSNNPRFFTGFVTFEPACVTAFTAQPMDVSLCALDSVTISAVADPVNNYHWQLNKGSGWIDLGNDATYGGTTTNNLRIKNTSMAMNNYKYRAVATNTAQGCSVNSDPATLSMIPSSTSTILVSADPSTTICENEEVVFHTAYTKGGTTPQYRWLLNGLEIQGETKAFLKTTKLDHGDIVQCRFISSEQCVFESMSSGIKFSIVSNLLAEVGITTSYNGGNSYTFIADPKNGGVSPKYVWYVNGKLVPNENGQSFTTDALKPWDKVTVGMQTSRDCAQPKMATSRIATTDVSEVVKTDENIVLSPNPNNGNFTIKSKSLLLDGASVYITNAIGQIVYKADINSQNHTSESHIDMGNNAAPGMYLVHVKSAGTEQVLKFAISQ; this is encoded by the coding sequence ATGAAAAAACCTATACTTTATAAACTGGCCATGTTCATTGTGTCAGTATTCCTCTGTACTACGGGCTTTTCACAGGCTTCGACTATCAATACTTCCACCACCACCGGTTATAACGGTTCAAACAGTTCCGGAACAAATGGTTTTATCACTTTTGTCCTGAAAAATAACTCGGGTATGGCTATGAAGATCACACAAGTGGGCAATTGGGCAACAACCAGTCATAATAATACGGTAAGTACATTGTGGTATTCAGCAGTATCACTTAGCGGACCTGTTACTTTAGCACAACCTGATTGGCAGTCTGTAGCTTCTAATACCGTTACCGGTGTAACGACATCCGGTGTATTCCCGGTAATACCCGTTATGAGTTTTGAGATTCCCAACAACACAACCTACAGGTTTGCAGTTCATACTACCGGAACTAATAACTATACGTCGGGTACACCTACTGTGAATACGTTCACTACTGCAGGTGTTACTATGTATACGGGCGATTACCAGATATCGGGTTCATATGTAGGATATGCTGTTAGCAACAACCCACGTTTCTTTACGGGCTTTGTTACTTTTGAGCCTGCTTGTGTTACAGCATTTACTGCACAACCCATGGATGTGAGCCTGTGTGCATTGGATAGTGTGACGATTTCTGCTGTAGCAGACCCTGTTAATAATTATCACTGGCAGCTTAATAAAGGCAGTGGTTGGATAGACCTGGGTAATGATGCTACGTACGGTGGTACAACCACAAATAACCTGCGTATAAAAAATACTTCGATGGCCATGAACAACTATAAGTACCGTGCGGTGGCTACCAACACCGCGCAAGGTTGTTCGGTAAACAGTGACCCGGCTACATTGAGTATGATACCAAGCAGTACTTCTACAATTTTGGTGTCTGCAGATCCAAGTACGACAATATGCGAAAATGAAGAGGTCGTTTTTCATACGGCTTACACGAAAGGAGGCACGACGCCACAGTACAGGTGGTTGCTGAATGGCCTGGAGATACAAGGTGAAACAAAAGCATTCCTTAAGACAACGAAACTTGATCACGGTGATATTGTCCAGTGCCGCTTTATCAGCAGCGAACAATGCGTTTTTGAGAGCATGAGTTCCGGCATCAAATTTTCAATTGTTAGCAACCTACTTGCTGAAGTGGGTATTACCACCAGTTATAACGGAGGTAACTCTTATACATTTATCGCTGATCCGAAAAACGGAGGAGTTAGCCCGAAATATGTATGGTATGTCAACGGTAAACTGGTGCCTAACGAAAACGGCCAGTCGTTCACAACCGATGCGCTGAAACCATGGGATAAAGTAACCGTTGGTATGCAGACCAGCAGAGATTGTGCTCAACCTAAAATGGCAACAAGCAGGATAGCAACTACAGATGTTTCAGAGGTTGTAAAAACAGATGAAAATATTGTTTTATCTCCCAATCCTAATAATGGCAATTTTACCATAAAATCAAAATCACTGTTACTTGACGGCGCATCGGTTTACATTACCAATGCTATAGGACAGATCGTGTATAAAGCAGATATCAATTCTCAAAATCATACTTCTGAAAGTCATATTGATATGGGTAATAATGCTGCGCCAGGCATGTACCTGGTGCACGTAAAGTCAGCTGGTACAGAGCAAGTATTAAAATTTGCTATAAGCCAGTAG